In Halobaculum limi, one DNA window encodes the following:
- a CDS encoding NAD-binding protein → MERWRQRFGGRIAVLLVGAAALFSIVTGIGGIITRPTPRLPFVALLPDSVVVLAGFTGALTGFALLIAAYGLRRGLRAGWYAAVVLLPLTAVQGLVASTVIGPVLVVLSLIALIAVVINRSVFTTELDLTTTQWASIAGLVGSLGYSTAGAFALADDFTNIVTITDAVYFSVVTASTVGYGDVTPTTPLSKWFAMSALVLNVAAFAVALGVLFTPAIEARLTNALGRMTDSDIDLLTDHIIVLGHGELTEPLIDELIAADVDFLVVTPDEAVTRTLREREGVRVLTANPSDEEPLERAKVASARAVVAATNNDAEDALAILTARQLNPEVNIVAAATDRENVNKLKRAGANTVISPASIGGHLLVESALGDENTEAIAERLLHEGTSGSDDPGRDD, encoded by the coding sequence ATGGAACGGTGGCGACAACGCTTCGGCGGCCGGATCGCGGTGTTGCTCGTCGGCGCCGCCGCGCTGTTCTCGATCGTCACCGGCATCGGCGGGATCATCACGCGCCCGACGCCCAGGCTGCCGTTCGTCGCGCTGCTCCCGGATAGTGTCGTCGTCCTCGCTGGGTTCACTGGCGCGTTGACGGGGTTCGCCCTGCTCATCGCCGCCTACGGACTCCGCCGGGGCCTGCGCGCTGGCTGGTACGCGGCCGTCGTCCTGTTGCCGCTGACCGCGGTACAGGGACTCGTCGCCTCGACCGTCATCGGGCCGGTGTTGGTCGTCCTCTCGCTGATCGCGTTGATCGCCGTCGTGATCAACCGGAGCGTGTTCACCACCGAGTTGGACCTCACGACGACGCAGTGGGCCTCTATCGCGGGCCTCGTCGGGTCGCTCGGCTACTCGACGGCCGGCGCGTTCGCACTCGCCGACGACTTCACCAACATCGTGACGATCACCGACGCGGTGTACTTCTCGGTCGTGACCGCCTCGACCGTCGGCTACGGCGACGTGACGCCGACCACGCCGCTGTCGAAGTGGTTCGCGATGTCGGCGCTCGTCCTCAACGTCGCCGCCTTCGCGGTCGCCCTCGGTGTCTTGTTCACGCCCGCCATCGAAGCCCGCCTCACCAACGCCTTAGGACGTATGACCGACTCAGATATCGACCTCCTCACCGACCACATCATCGTGCTCGGCCACGGCGAACTCACCGAACCGCTCATCGACGAACTCATCGCGGCCGACGTCGACTTCCTCGTCGTCACGCCCGATGAGGCCGTCACGCGAACGCTTCGCGAACGCGAGGGCGTCCGCGTGCTCACGGCCAACCCGTCCGACGAGGAACCGCTCGAACGCGCGAAGGTCGCCAGCGCTCGCGCCGTCGTCGCCGCGACGAACAACGACGCGGAGGACGCGCTCGCAATCTTGACCGCGCGACAACTCAACCCCGAAGTGAACATCGTCGCCGCCGCGACCGACCGCGAGAACGTGAACAAACTCAAGCGAGCGGGCGCGAACACGGTCATCTCCCCGGCGTCCATCGGCGGGCACCTCCTCGTCGAGTCGGCGCTCGGCGACGAGAACACTGAGGCCATCGCGGAGCGACTGCTGCACGAAGGAACGTCGGGGAGCGACGACCCCGGCCGCGACGACTGA
- a CDS encoding nucleoside phosphorylase produces MAKQPHLLVEEGDVHDIALIPGNPDRVDRIADHCDESELVSENREYRIVNATYDGVDLTICSTGIGCPSAAIAIEELHNVGVETVIRVGTCGGLQTDVEIGDMVVATGSAKEEGTSKRYESETYPAVPDYGTLTALVDAAEARDEQVHVGPIVSDDAFYNESDEFVADWEEAGLLAIEMEASAVFSLARRRGMNAGAICTADGNLVAGTQKGADSDDELPEKAKNNVGRAIDIALDAVASL; encoded by the coding sequence ATGGCAAAACAGCCGCACCTGCTCGTCGAGGAGGGCGACGTCCACGACATCGCGCTCATCCCGGGCAACCCCGACCGCGTCGACCGGATCGCCGACCACTGTGACGAGTCAGAACTCGTCTCCGAGAACCGCGAGTACCGCATCGTAAACGCGACCTACGACGGCGTCGACCTCACCATCTGTTCGACCGGCATCGGCTGTCCGTCCGCAGCAATCGCTATCGAAGAACTCCACAACGTCGGCGTCGAGACGGTCATTCGCGTCGGCACGTGCGGCGGCCTCCAGACGGACGTCGAAATCGGCGATATGGTCGTCGCGACCGGATCCGCGAAAGAGGAGGGCACGAGCAAGCGCTACGAATCCGAGACGTACCCCGCCGTTCCCGACTATGGCACGCTCACCGCCCTCGTCGACGCCGCGGAGGCGCGTGACGAACAGGTCCACGTCGGCCCCATCGTCTCCGACGACGCCTTCTACAACGAGTCCGACGAGTTCGTCGCCGACTGGGAGGAGGCAGGCCTGCTGGCTATCGAGATGGAGGCGTCGGCCGTCTTCTCGCTGGCGCGTCGCCGCGGGATGAACGCCGGCGCCATCTGTACGGCCGACGGCAACCTCGTCGCTGGCACGCAGAAGGGCGCCGACTCCGACGACGAACTCCCAGAGAAGGCGAAGAACAACGTCGGTCGCGCCATCGACATCGCACTCGACGCGGTCGCGTCGTTGTAA
- the ppk1 gene encoding polyphosphate kinase 1, with protein MTDSDPNGTDTSIPGSDTGDDDVTESAVGDDVDVHTDGLSYGDLSAFASDTRDGDGSDSDLTAPVPWARLGTETPPLTSDHIEWGGDVDLNGTRVQLSRELSELAFQRRVLHEAVDERNPLLHRLRFLGITTKNMDEFFMKRVGGLKQQLAAGVTETTPDGRTPHAQLEAVLDHASDIFERQSRCFAESVEPALREAGIRIVSWEDCSDRERELLSEHFERQVMPTLTPLTFDPAHPFPFISNLSLSVAVLTRDDGDGEKRFSRVKVPQNRPRLVPVDAVCANPGGTETAAETSGEVTRFLPLERLIEANLDILFPEAEVCHSSTFRVTRNAEVRRNEEVAEGLIEMIEDVLRQRRFATVVRLEVADDMPEEVRDLLVDHLDVTDSETFERPEPLALDGFDSLIDLDRPDLKLDPWTPQRHPRFDAVDAEHPQDLFAELREDDVLVHHPYQSFSGTVQAFLDAAAHDPDVLAIKAAIYRTAPDSKVIGSLIDAAKNGKEVAVMVELKARFDEENNLRWVKRLEEEGIHVAYGTIGLKTHSKVALVVREENGDVATYSHIGTGNYHSETAKGYVDLGLLTADEEIGGDLVNLFNSFTTHARSRAYDRLLVAPENLRSQITDLIRGEAAVAREGGRGRIVAKMNALEDPKIVRELYRAAQAGVDIDLVVRGICRLRPGVPGLSETVRVHSIVGRFLEHSRIFYFANGEGEGDPAYFVGSADWMTRNLDRRVEAVTPVDDPDIRAELETVLAHMLADNRRRWVMRSDGRYVQLEPGEGDPTLDTHERLAERARQGAPERERRRSSSDPGREPEVDLDEVYTDLGE; from the coding sequence ATGACCGATAGCGATCCCAACGGAACCGATACCTCGATTCCCGGCAGCGATACTGGAGACGACGACGTCACGGAGTCGGCGGTCGGTGACGACGTGGACGTGCACACCGACGGGCTATCGTACGGCGACCTCTCGGCGTTCGCGTCCGACACCCGAGACGGTGACGGGTCCGACAGTGACCTCACTGCCCCCGTGCCGTGGGCGAGACTGGGCACGGAGACGCCGCCGTTGACCAGTGACCACATCGAGTGGGGCGGCGACGTCGACCTGAACGGCACGCGCGTGCAACTGAGTCGGGAATTGAGCGAACTCGCCTTCCAGCGACGCGTCCTCCACGAGGCAGTCGACGAGCGGAATCCGCTGTTGCACCGCCTGCGATTCCTCGGCATCACGACGAAGAATATGGACGAGTTCTTTATGAAACGGGTCGGTGGGCTGAAACAGCAACTCGCCGCCGGCGTCACCGAGACGACGCCCGACGGACGGACGCCGCACGCGCAGTTGGAGGCCGTCCTCGACCACGCCAGCGACATCTTCGAGCGACAGTCGCGGTGTTTCGCGGAGTCGGTCGAACCGGCCTTGCGGGAGGCGGGAATCCGAATCGTCTCGTGGGAGGACTGCTCCGACCGCGAACGCGAGTTGCTGTCGGAGCACTTCGAGCGACAGGTGATGCCGACGCTGACGCCGCTGACGTTCGACCCCGCCCACCCGTTCCCGTTCATCTCGAACCTCTCGCTGTCGGTCGCGGTGCTCACGCGCGACGACGGCGACGGGGAGAAACGCTTCTCGCGGGTGAAGGTGCCGCAGAACCGCCCGCGACTCGTCCCGGTCGACGCGGTGTGTGCCAACCCCGGCGGCACCGAGACGGCCGCGGAGACGAGCGGCGAGGTGACGCGTTTCCTCCCGTTGGAGCGACTCATCGAGGCGAACCTCGATATCCTGTTCCCCGAGGCAGAGGTGTGTCACTCCTCGACGTTCCGCGTGACGCGCAACGCCGAGGTCCGGCGCAACGAGGAGGTCGCCGAGGGCCTCATCGAGATGATCGAAGACGTCCTCAGACAGCGTCGGTTCGCGACGGTCGTCCGACTGGAAGTGGCCGACGACATGCCCGAGGAGGTGCGTGACCTGCTCGTCGACCACCTCGACGTCACCGACAGCGAGACGTTCGAGCGCCCGGAACCGCTCGCACTCGACGGCTTCGACTCGCTCATCGACCTCGACCGTCCCGACCTCAAACTGGATCCGTGGACGCCCCAGCGACACCCACGGTTCGACGCCGTCGACGCCGAACATCCGCAGGACCTGTTCGCAGAACTGCGCGAGGACGACGTCCTCGTCCACCACCCGTACCAGTCGTTCAGCGGCACCGTCCAGGCGTTCCTCGACGCCGCCGCCCACGACCCCGACGTCCTCGCGATCAAAGCCGCCATCTATCGGACCGCGCCCGACTCGAAAGTCATCGGCAGCCTCATCGACGCCGCGAAAAACGGGAAGGAGGTCGCCGTGATGGTCGAGTTGAAGGCCCGCTTCGACGAGGAGAACAACCTCCGGTGGGTCAAGCGACTCGAAGAGGAGGGTATCCACGTCGCCTACGGCACCATCGGCCTCAAGACGCACTCGAAGGTCGCACTCGTCGTCCGCGAAGAGAACGGCGACGTGGCCACCTACTCCCACATCGGCACTGGCAACTACCACTCGGAGACGGCGAAAGGGTACGTCGACTTGGGCCTCCTCACCGCCGACGAGGAGATCGGCGGCGACCTGGTGAACCTGTTCAACTCCTTCACGACTCACGCCCGAAGCCGAGCGTACGACCGCTTGCTCGTCGCCCCCGAGAACCTCCGCTCGCAGATTACCGACCTGATCCGCGGCGAGGCGGCGGTCGCACGCGAGGGCGGCCGCGGCCGTATCGTCGCGAAGATGAACGCGCTGGAGGACCCCAAGATAGTCAGGGAACTGTACCGGGCGGCACAGGCTGGCGTCGACATCGACCTCGTCGTTCGCGGCATCTGTCGCCTCCGCCCCGGCGTTCCCGGCCTCTCGGAGACGGTTCGTGTCCACAGCATCGTCGGACGCTTCCTCGAACACTCGCGCATCTTCTACTTCGCGAACGGCGAGGGCGAGGGCGACCCAGCGTACTTCGTCGGGTCGGCCGACTGGATGACGCGCAATCTCGACCGTCGGGTCGAGGCGGTCACGCCCGTCGACGACCCTGACATCCGCGCCGAGTTAGAGACCGTCCTCGCGCATATGCTCGCCGACAACCGCCGTCGGTGGGTGATGCGTTCGGACGGTCGGTACGTCCAGTTGGAACCTGGTGAGGGCGACCCGACGCTCGACACGCACGAACGCCTCGCCGAGCGTGCCCGGCAGGGCGCACCCGAGCGTGAGCGACGGCGTTCGTCGAGCGACCCTGGCCGCGAACCCGAGGTCGACCTCGACGAAGTGTACACCGACCTCGGGGAGTGA
- a CDS encoding metallophosphoesterase family protein — MSAPRFGPEVEPMHRRVDIDEWDDVYVVGDVHGCPDALDRLLDHLNVTDDDLVVFVGDLVRKGPDSKAVVDRVRAADNFLTVRGNNEEKLLRGDKTLPELSDDDLEWMASLPVAISWAGDGDTPGALVVHGGIDPRVPLTDHSVDDLQNNRSLVPGGSYGDRPYWWERYDGPDRVFFGHTVLARPVVREFAVGLDTGCVYGGELTAYDWHADTFHAISPDDTAEERAERKILDTPFTSPSDTDSPTITVESESD; from the coding sequence ATGAGTGCGCCGCGATTCGGGCCGGAGGTCGAACCGATGCATCGACGGGTCGACATCGACGAGTGGGACGACGTGTACGTCGTTGGCGACGTTCACGGCTGTCCGGACGCCTTAGACCGCCTTCTCGACCACCTAAACGTCACTGACGACGACCTCGTGGTGTTCGTGGGCGACCTCGTTCGCAAGGGCCCCGACAGCAAGGCCGTCGTCGACCGCGTGCGCGCGGCCGACAACTTCCTCACGGTTCGCGGCAACAACGAGGAGAAACTCCTCCGCGGCGACAAGACGCTCCCCGAACTCTCGGACGACGACCTCGAGTGGATGGCGTCGCTGCCGGTCGCTATCTCGTGGGCCGGCGACGGCGACACGCCTGGGGCGCTCGTCGTCCACGGCGGCATCGACCCGCGCGTTCCGCTGACCGACCACTCGGTCGACGACCTTCAGAACAACCGCTCGCTCGTCCCCGGCGGGAGTTACGGCGACCGACCGTACTGGTGGGAGCGCTACGACGGCCCCGACCGCGTCTTCTTCGGGCACACCGTCCTCGCGCGCCCGGTCGTCCGTGAATTCGCCGTCGGCCTCGACACTGGCTGTGTGTACGGCGGCGAACTCACCGCCTACGACTGGCACGCCGACACGTTCCACGCCATCTCTCCCGACGACACCGCCGAGGAACGCGCCGAGCGAAAGATCTTGGATACGCCGTTTACGAGCCCCTCAGACACCGACTCACCGACGATCACCGTCGAGAGCGAGTCCGACTGA
- the map gene encoding type II methionyl aminopeptidase: MSALDEDVIAKYREAGEILTTVMAEAREMVEPGVTHLEVAEFAEERIREEGAGIAFPVNISIDEEASHATPERDDETEFGEDVVCLDIGVHVDGYIADAAVTVDLAGETELVEAAEQALEAAVEAAGPGVPVGEIGAEIEDVIDAYGYTPVYNLSGHGVERFDAHTGPNVPNRGVDRSVELEPGQVVAIEPFVTTGRGKVGEGSDEEIFELTQDVSVRNRAARQALEQVREFDGLPFAARWLDSSRDEMALRRLVRQGAVKGYPVLKEADGELVSQAEHTLIVTEDGVEATTAGLFE, from the coding sequence ATGAGTGCCCTCGACGAGGACGTCATCGCGAAGTACCGCGAGGCGGGTGAGATTCTGACGACGGTGATGGCTGAGGCGCGCGAGATGGTCGAACCGGGCGTGACGCACCTCGAAGTCGCGGAGTTCGCCGAAGAGCGGATCCGCGAGGAGGGTGCAGGCATCGCGTTCCCGGTGAACATCTCCATCGACGAGGAGGCGAGTCACGCGACGCCCGAACGCGACGACGAGACGGAGTTCGGCGAGGACGTCGTCTGTCTCGACATCGGCGTCCACGTCGACGGCTATATCGCCGACGCCGCGGTCACCGTCGACCTCGCGGGTGAGACGGAACTGGTCGAGGCCGCCGAACAGGCGCTGGAGGCCGCCGTCGAGGCCGCCGGGCCGGGTGTCCCCGTCGGCGAAATCGGCGCAGAGATCGAAGACGTGATCGACGCGTACGGGTACACGCCCGTGTACAACCTCTCGGGCCACGGCGTCGAGCGATTCGACGCCCACACCGGGCCGAACGTGCCGAACCGGGGCGTCGACCGCTCGGTCGAACTCGAACCGGGGCAGGTCGTCGCCATCGAACCGTTCGTGACGACGGGCCGCGGGAAGGTCGGCGAGGGGAGCGACGAGGAAATTTTCGAGTTGACGCAAGACGTGTCCGTGCGAAATCGGGCGGCGCGGCAAGCGCTCGAACAAGTGCGGGAGTTCGACGGCCTACCCTTTGCCGCGCGGTGGCTCGACTCCTCGCGCGATGAGATGGCGCTTCGCCGCCTCGTCCGGCAGGGGGCAGTGAAGGGGTACCCCGTCCTGAAGGAGGCCGACGGCGAACTCGTGAGTCAGGCCGAACACACGCTCATCGTCACCGAGGATGGCGTCGAGGCGACGACCGCCGGCCTCTTCGAGTGA
- a CDS encoding HIT family protein, whose protein sequence is MDQVFAPWRIEWVEREDDEDAIDGCPFCVLPDRDDDRASRIVARSEHSFVLLNNYPYNPGHVMVIPRAHEGEYPALDEATLFDHSRLTQRTISALETAMDPHGINAGLNLGGSAAGGSIDDHLHTHVVPRWTGDTNFMPVVSDTKVIVEALDDTWERLHEAFAQQDGASVGGDDEAVQISFE, encoded by the coding sequence ATGGATCAGGTGTTCGCGCCGTGGCGCATCGAGTGGGTCGAACGCGAGGACGACGAGGACGCTATCGACGGCTGTCCGTTCTGTGTCCTCCCCGACCGCGACGACGACCGCGCCTCACGCATCGTCGCTCGCTCCGAGCACTCGTTCGTCCTCCTCAACAACTACCCGTACAACCCCGGTCACGTGATGGTCATCCCGCGCGCCCACGAGGGCGAGTACCCCGCACTCGACGAGGCGACCCTGTTCGACCACTCACGACTCACACAGCGAACGATCAGTGCGCTCGAAACTGCGATGGATCCGCACGGCATCAACGCAGGATTGAACCTCGGCGGGAGCGCCGCCGGTGGCTCAATCGACGACCACCTCCACACCCACGTCGTCCCGCGGTGGACGGGCGACACGAACTTCATGCCGGTCGTCTCGGACACGAAGGTCATCGTCGAGGCGCTCGACGACACGTGGGAGCGCCTCCACGAGGCGTTCGCACAGCAAGACGGCGCGAGCGTCGGCGGCGACGACGAGGCAGTTCAGATCTCGTTCGAGTGA
- a CDS encoding GNAT family N-acetyltransferase, whose translation MQIRPLAADEVESFVEELWVPFTRASAEAEPFHPLADDLRGPGIEHRRDRLADGATADVVAVVDGDLVGFASAERESMPPIFDRGPDCHVSELYVAPDYRRDGIGAALLDACRERGAAWNCATLSISVSVENEAAQRLYEREGFTPNRTRLVQTIDGESPS comes from the coding sequence GTGCAGATTCGCCCACTCGCCGCCGACGAGGTGGAGTCGTTCGTCGAGGAGTTGTGGGTCCCGTTCACCCGCGCCAGCGCCGAGGCCGAACCGTTCCACCCGCTCGCAGACGACCTCCGCGGCCCGGGGATCGAGCATCGTCGTGACCGTCTCGCCGACGGCGCGACGGCGGACGTCGTGGCCGTCGTCGACGGCGACCTCGTCGGGTTCGCGTCGGCCGAACGCGAGTCGATGCCGCCCATCTTCGACCGCGGGCCCGACTGCCACGTCTCCGAACTGTACGTCGCCCCCGACTACCGACGCGACGGCATCGGGGCGGCGCTGCTCGACGCCTGTCGCGAGCGGGGTGCGGCGTGGAACTGTGCAACGCTGTCCATCTCGGTGAGCGTCGAGAACGAGGCGGCGCAGCGACTCTACGAACGGGAGGGGTTCACGCCAAACCGAACCCGTCTCGTGCAGACCATCGACGGTGAGTCACCGAGTTAG
- a CDS encoding amidohydrolase: protein MTDPADLVVTNAEVHTLADPDETYEAFAVRDGRIVRLGTTYDVEFLAGAETETFDAEGRVVLPGFIDAHTHLLNSGRYLVHADLSVADSPEEAVELLRARAAEVEEGEWVLGFGYDESTWAESRYLTAEDLASVSESAPVVAFREDMHVASVNDAVFDRLREEMPDDDVHTEDGEPTGVVVEEAVDPVYEAIEPGVEEAEELVRAAQRNANERGVTMIHDMVRQSKAPEVYRDLDMAGDLSLRVRINYWADHLDSLVDAGLRTNHGSEFVQTGAVKSYTDGTFGGRTAKLHDPYADTEEETGTWVLDPDDIDGLVARADAHGFQVTLHAIGDAAIDAVLDAYADTDAPGESRHRIEHCELASDEAIDRFAEMDVVASMQPNFHKWGFEGGLYDARLGDRRTDANRLPEYLDAGAPLAFGSDCMPLDPLLGVHYAVNAPSEGQLLGVTEALRAYTAGAAYAGFDEDRLGTLEVGKCGDFVVLEESPWDRPDAIRDIDVAATAVDGDVVYDGR from the coding sequence ATGACCGACCCCGCAGACCTCGTCGTCACGAACGCCGAGGTCCACACGCTCGCGGACCCCGACGAGACGTACGAGGCGTTCGCCGTTCGCGACGGCCGTATCGTCCGACTCGGGACGACGTACGACGTGGAGTTTCTCGCCGGCGCGGAGACGGAGACGTTCGACGCGGAGGGCCGGGTCGTCCTCCCCGGCTTCATCGACGCCCACACGCACCTGCTCAACTCGGGGCGGTATCTCGTCCACGCCGACCTCTCTGTGGCTGACTCACCCGAGGAGGCGGTCGAGTTGCTCCGAGCGCGGGCCGCGGAGGTCGAGGAGGGGGAGTGGGTCCTCGGGTTCGGCTACGACGAGTCGACGTGGGCGGAGTCGCGCTACCTCACCGCCGAGGACCTCGCGTCCGTCTCCGAGTCTGCGCCCGTCGTCGCGTTCCGCGAGGACATGCACGTCGCCTCCGTCAACGACGCCGTGTTCGACCGCCTGCGCGAGGAGATGCCCGACGACGACGTGCACACCGAAGACGGCGAACCGACTGGCGTCGTCGTCGAGGAGGCAGTCGACCCCGTCTACGAGGCGATCGAACCCGGCGTCGAAGAGGCCGAGGAACTCGTCCGTGCGGCACAGCGCAACGCGAACGAACGCGGCGTGACGATGATCCACGACATGGTCCGCCAGTCGAAAGCGCCCGAAGTGTACCGGGACCTCGATATGGCGGGCGACCTCTCCCTGCGCGTCCGGATCAACTACTGGGCCGACCACCTCGACTCGCTCGTCGACGCCGGTCTCCGCACGAACCACGGCAGCGAGTTCGTCCAGACGGGCGCGGTCAAGTCGTACACCGACGGCACGTTCGGCGGGCGAACCGCGAAACTGCACGACCCTTACGCCGACACAGAGGAGGAGACCGGGACGTGGGTGCTCGACCCCGACGATATTGACGGTCTCGTCGCGCGCGCAGATGCCCACGGCTTCCAGGTGACGCTACACGCCATCGGCGACGCCGCCATCGACGCCGTCCTCGACGCCTACGCGGACACCGACGCACCCGGCGAGTCTCGCCACCGGATCGAACACTGCGAACTCGCCAGCGACGAGGCCATCGATCGGTTCGCCGAGATGGACGTCGTCGCCTCGATGCAGCCCAACTTCCACAAGTGGGGCTTCGAGGGCGGCCTGTACGACGCTCGCCTCGGCGACCGCCGCACCGACGCGAACCGCCTGCCCGAGTACCTCGATGCGGGCGCGCCGCTTGCGTTCGGGAGCGACTGTATGCCGCTCGACCCATTGCTGGGCGTCCACTACGCCGTGAACGCTCCCAGCGAGGGCCAGTTGCTCGGCGTCACTGAGGCGCTCCGGGCGTACACCGCTGGCGCGGCGTACGCGGGCTTCGACGAGGATCGCCTCGGCACGCTCGAGGTCGGCAAGTGCGGCGACTTCGTCGTCCTCGAGGAGTCGCCGTGGGACCGCCCCGATGCGATTCGAGACATCGACGTGGCGGCGACCGCTGTCGACGGCGACGTGGTGTACGACGGCCGCTAA
- the hmgA gene encoding hydroxymethylglutaryl-CoA reductase (NADPH), translating into MTDTDAETLAERVREGDLRLYELEEHADADTAAAARRLLVEDHSGADLSTSGDYAFDAAEAESAIENMVGAIQIPLGVVGPVEIDGGAISGEHYLPMATTEGALLASVNRGCAALNTAGGAGARVLKNRMTRAPAFRVADVAESEALSSWVRDHVDTLREAAESTTSHGELKEATPYVVGNTVFVRFAYDTKDAMGMNMATIATEEACDVIEAETTADLVALSGNLCTDKKPAAVNAVEGRGRTVAADVTIPRETVKETLKTTPEAVAEVNTRKNLVGSAKAGSLGFNAHVANSVAAMFLATGQDAAQVVEGANAITTAEVRDGDLYVSVTIASLEVGTVGGGTKLPTQSEALDVLGVRGGGDPAGSNADALAEAVAVASLAGELSLLSALASRNLSSAHASLGR; encoded by the coding sequence ATGACCGACACCGACGCCGAGACGCTCGCGGAACGCGTCCGCGAGGGCGACCTCCGCCTGTACGAACTGGAGGAGCACGCGGACGCCGATACCGCCGCCGCCGCCCGCCGCCTCCTCGTCGAGGACCACTCGGGCGCAGATCTGTCGACCAGCGGCGACTACGCCTTCGACGCCGCCGAGGCGGAGTCTGCCATCGAGAATATGGTCGGCGCGATCCAGATTCCGCTGGGCGTCGTCGGCCCGGTCGAGATCGACGGCGGCGCCATCTCCGGCGAACACTACCTCCCGATGGCGACGACGGAGGGGGCGCTACTCGCCTCCGTCAACCGTGGCTGTGCCGCGCTCAACACCGCCGGTGGCGCGGGCGCGCGCGTCCTCAAGAACCGGATGACCCGTGCCCCGGCGTTCCGCGTGGCCGACGTGGCCGAGTCAGAGGCGCTCTCCTCGTGGGTGCGCGACCACGTCGACACGCTCCGAGAGGCCGCCGAGTCGACGACGAGTCACGGCGAACTCAAAGAGGCGACGCCGTACGTCGTCGGAAACACCGTGTTCGTCCGCTTCGCCTACGACACGAAAGACGCGATGGGGATGAATATGGCCACCATCGCGACCGAGGAGGCCTGCGACGTCATCGAGGCCGAGACCACCGCGGATCTGGTCGCGCTCTCGGGCAACCTCTGTACCGACAAGAAGCCCGCCGCCGTCAACGCCGTTGAGGGGCGCGGACGCACCGTCGCCGCCGACGTCACTATCCCCCGCGAGACGGTGAAGGAGACGCTGAAGACGACGCCGGAAGCCGTCGCAGAGGTGAACACGCGCAAGAACCTCGTCGGGTCGGCGAAGGCCGGGAGCCTCGGATTCAACGCCCACGTCGCCAACTCCGTGGCTGCGATGTTCCTCGCGACGGGGCAGGACGCCGCGCAGGTCGTCGAGGGGGCCAACGCCATCACGACTGCCGAAGTTCGCGACGGCGACCTCTACGTCAGCGTCACCATCGCGTCGCTGGAGGTGGGGACGGTCGGCGGCGGAACGAAACTCCCCACCCAGTCAGAGGCGCTTGACGTCCTCGGGGTGCGCGGCGGCGGTGACCCCGCCGGGAGCAACGCCGACGCCCTCGCGGAGGCCGTCGCGGTGGCGTCGCTGGCGGGCGAGTTGTCGCTGTTGTCGGCGTTGGCCTCGCGTAACCTCTCGTCGGCACACGCCAGCCTCGGGCGCTGA